The following proteins come from a genomic window of Diceros bicornis minor isolate mBicDic1 chromosome 4, mDicBic1.mat.cur, whole genome shotgun sequence:
- the SH2D2A gene encoding SH2 domain-containing protein 2A, with the protein MEFPLAQICPQGNRETPAPTFSTFQPMNLTGRSCQGLGSLPGPRLQALKAEEAQPSPRALAVHIVASPQALGAASNPENTGKDEEVPREGGQSLQAETRAWFQKTQAHWLLQHGAAPAWFHGFITRREAEKLLQTKPLGCYLVRFSESAVTFVLTYRSRTCCRHFLLAQLADGRHVVLGEDSAHARLQDLLRHYTACPLSPYGETLTEPLARQTPEPAGLSLRTEESDSGNKSQDPHPQYSPILKKEQTAASTQKEGAAQPKEPSQPPRPKPRVTAKPQLPPEVYTIPAPRPRPAPPPKPSNPIYQEPDEPIDFYAMGRGSPGEATSNIYAEVEVGVPAGEEGPPSVLQHLVLRKCRSKPVPGSQNLGGRQLHSENSVAGQGPPMPHQPLPRWGNTLPNNLSRQVLQDRGQPWLPLGPPQ; encoded by the exons ATGGAGTTTCCCCTGGCCCAGATATGCCCCCAAGGTAA TCGAGAAACCCCCGCCCCAACCTTCAGCACCTTCCAGCCCATGAACTTGACCGGCAGGAGCTGCCAGGGCCTGGGCTCACTTCCGGGGCCCAGACTCCAGGCCCTGAAGGCTGAggaggcccagcccagccccagggccCTGGCTGTCCACATTGTG GCGTCTCCGCAGGCCCTGGGGGCTGCCTCCAACCCAGAGAATACTGGGAAGGATGAGGAGGTGCCTAGGGAAGGAGGCCAGTCCCTGCAGGCCGAGACCCGGGCTTGGTTCCAGAAGACCCAGGCCCACTGGCTCCTACAGCAtggggcagcccctgcctggtTCCACGGCTTCATCACCCGGAG GGAGGCCGAGAAGCTGCTGCAGACCAAGCCTCTAGGATGCTACTTGGTGCGGTTCAGCGAGAGTGCGGTGACCTTCGTGCTGACTTACAG GAGCCGGACTTGCTGTCGCCACTTCCTGCTGGCCCAGCTCGCGGACGGGCGCCACGTGGTGCTGGGCGAGGACAGCGCCCACGCGCGGCTGCAGGACCTGCTGCGGCACTACACGGCCTGCCCACTCAGCCCCTACGGGGAGACGCTCACCGAGCCCCTCGCCCGCCAG ACTCCTGAGCCCGCAGGACTTTCCCTGAGGACTGAAGAATCAGACTCTGGAAACAAAAGCCAGGACCCACACCCTCAGTATAGCCCAATCCTCAAAAAGGAGCAAACAGCAGCTTCCACGCAGAAAGAGGGGGCCGCGCAGCCGAAGGAG CCCTCCCAGCCGCCCAGGCCCAAGCCTCGTGTCACTGCCAAACCTCAGCTGCCCCCCGAAGTCTACACAATCCCGGCTCCGCGaccccgcccggccccgccccccaaGCCCTCCAACCCCATCTACCAGGAGCCTGATGAGCCCATAGACTTCTATGCCATGGGCCGGGGCAGCCCCGGGGAAGCCACCAGCAACATTTACGCCGAGGTGGAAGTGGGGGTGCCGGCAGGGGAGGAGGGCCCGCCGTCTGTCCTCCAGCACCTGGTCCTACGGAAGTGCCGGTCCAAGCCTGTGCCAGGAAGCCAG AATCTAGGTGGCCGGCAACTGCATTCTGAGAACTCTGTGGCTGGACAAGGCCCTCCCAtgccccaccagcccctgccccGCTGGGGAAACACCCTCCCCAACAACCTTTCTAGACAGGTGCTTCAGGACAGAGGACAGCCGTGGCTCCCCCTGGGGCCTCCTCAGTAG